A genome region from Schistocerca nitens isolate TAMUIC-IGC-003100 chromosome 4, iqSchNite1.1, whole genome shotgun sequence includes the following:
- the LOC126252740 gene encoding uncharacterized protein LOC126252740: MSVVPKKSKEWVETQKNFPLFCTAIDRKHVAIKRLSGCCSQFYNYKGGVGTNGRADDGNIFQLSSFKSVLANCALNFPNDHFILGDNTFPLSPTLMESFSKRNLSLEKRIFNYGLACARRVVENAFGIMAALSRIFRREIEVDSETQQPILKKGWVDHEDTYTGAELPPLRGARSANTHSKTASETWKKLAEHFSGEGRVCWQMKAVGMTTYYCYCESQTLVLIVDNINNNTKCFKTQ; this comes from the exons ATGTCAGTG GTTCCGAAGAAATCGAAGGAATGGgtggaaacacaaaaaaattttcctttattttgtaCTGCTATTGACAGAAAGCACGTGGCCATAAAGCGTCTATCTGGGTGTTGCTCTCAGTTTTACAACTACAAAGGAG GTGTGGGAACTAATGGGAGAGCCGACGATGGAAATATATTCCAGCTTTCCTCGTTTAAGTCAGTCTTAGCCAATTGTGCACTAAATTTTCCTAATGACCACTTTATTTTGGGTGATAACACTTTCCCTTTGTCACCGACATTAATGGAGTCCTTTTCCAAACGAAATTTGTCATTAGAGAAACGTATATTCAATTATGGCTTAGCGTGTGCACGCAGAGTGGTGGAAAACGCGTTTGGTATAATGGCAGCACTGTCTAGAATCTTTCGAAGAGAAATCGAAGTTGATTCAGAAACT CAGCAACCTATTTTGAAAAAAGGATGGGTTGACCATGAAGACACTTACACTGGGGCAGAACTACCACCATTGAGAGGGGCTCGCTCGGCAAACACACATtcgaaaactgcttcggaaacatgGAAGAAACTGGCTGAGCACTTCAGTGGCGAAGGACGAGTATGTTGGCAGATGAAGGCTGTTGGCAT GACAACTTACTACTGTTATTGTGAATCACAAACTTTAGTGTTAATAGTTGACAACATTAACAACAATACAAAATGTTTTAAAACACAATGA